A single window of Leptospira semungkisensis DNA harbors:
- a CDS encoding AraC family transcriptional regulator: MLQTENIILCLKATTIAQLGFLILNFLIRVKISYQNVLGSLFSLSLIAYFICPWVHHSNVDLFWAMIVYTGCHSVSILFFLFVSSLFEDDFELRPWHILLFLFINSYSSYILFFSNTADANSVVSKILLSSPQIFYLILILWTLAKVLNDKKIDLLESRREFRVLFSWLTGLYSMGVVLVEVITMREEYSATLDLINSFFIFLLVFFISFRIFEFRETNFPIREKETTNEEEPLDEDLLKKLNSLLKDHKVYLHENLTILALAQKLNVPEKKMRRLINKGLGYRNFNEFLNHFRIEEAKSILSSPDKKEIQVLRIAMDLGYGSLAPFNRAFREIVGTTPSDFRKQKELGK, from the coding sequence ATGTTACAGACTGAAAATATCATTCTTTGCCTAAAAGCTACAACGATCGCACAATTAGGTTTTCTAATCCTAAACTTTCTCATCCGAGTAAAGATCTCTTACCAAAACGTTTTAGGAAGTTTGTTTTCCCTATCCTTGATCGCATATTTCATTTGTCCTTGGGTTCACCATTCGAATGTGGACCTATTCTGGGCCATGATTGTATATACAGGCTGTCATTCTGTTTCGATTTTATTCTTTCTTTTCGTATCGAGCCTATTCGAGGATGATTTTGAACTAAGACCTTGGCACATTCTATTATTCCTCTTTATTAACAGCTATAGTTCTTATATACTTTTCTTTTCAAACACAGCGGATGCAAACTCGGTTGTTTCTAAGATCCTACTTAGTTCTCCCCAGATCTTTTATCTGATCTTGATACTTTGGACCTTAGCAAAGGTTTTAAATGATAAGAAGATAGATTTATTAGAATCTAGGAGAGAGTTCCGAGTGCTCTTCTCATGGCTAACTGGCCTTTATAGTATGGGCGTCGTATTAGTCGAAGTGATTACTATGCGAGAAGAATATTCAGCCACATTAGATCTGATAAATTCGTTCTTCATTTTTCTGTTAGTTTTCTTTATCTCTTTCCGAATCTTCGAGTTCAGGGAGACTAACTTTCCGATCCGCGAGAAAGAAACAACAAACGAAGAAGAACCCTTGGATGAGGATCTTCTAAAAAAGTTGAACTCTCTCTTAAAGGATCATAAAGTATACTTACATGAAAACCTGACCATTCTTGCCTTAGCTCAAAAACTAAATGTTCCCGAAAAGAAGATGAGAAGACTCATCAACAAAGGCCTCGGATATAGAAACTTTAATGAATTCCTAAACCATTTTAGGATAGAAGAAGCCAAATCAATACTTTCCAGTCCGGACAAAAAAGAGATCCAAGTCTTACGAATCGCCATGGATCTGGGTTACGGCTCTCTCGCCCCTTTCAATCGCGCCTTTCGAGAAATTGTAGGAACAACTCCCAGCGATTTTCGAAAGCAGAAGGAACTCGGAAAATAG
- a CDS encoding RHS repeat-associated core domain-containing protein, translated as MKRKSTGILLLITCYFIFSGFSIRSLFQSITGSLVPQDLPQLRATPVGSLATSVEIVLPPGTKGIIPQLSLSYSSDGTNGLVGVGWNLEGIHSISRDPSFGVNYDGSDDFISSQAGQLLDVSGNRTTFHSRKESWIKYVPQGICGDGPCSWLATDRDGTQYTFGSTSDSRIEALGKNGSIRTWALSQVRDPFGNGYNITYIEDSTNGEYYPNQISYQNRTVQFLYEDRTDFSPNYMYGALVQTTKRLEEIRVTVDGSVIRKYGLEYSTGNMSERSLLVSLNRSESNAFGSEDYNDLNFQYGNQNFSLQSVADINLNTTISNLNLFVPSGLLLYANFLFQNPLPTQATATEKRMADYLQYAMHMPIPERDSCNYGPAACLCAAYAPCWGGNQGFFENLVSLCLDYNNWGGPTYCSAGIDSGLTNWMSMDLDGDGIQDFASVVGSETNNSIQLRAWTIKNGSMDSSTSFLSPAIPLHYNTFSQPVDLDGDGRTDFAYENNGKLNVIYSKSSSFSNATSFSNVLIPAANRNMTVFAPYSYFFEYSSTNTKRMAADKAPADWFADMNADGLTDFIHYDGSKFNIYLNQKGSFANAIQVSGTSNYFINDFLDMNADGKSEYVRLEQYSENASYTALSNQLDDLNSQAQTITNSYNTENDILNSILNSGTSSVSTSDFNSVIDYYLQGCTYYIASLSLGYSIDDIVLVPNSSGVNVACLNTDNNYIDITQLQAALSGTAIPVSNTLANDLQLVYANQIGPINTQASDIQSQLNTINASSNGTIRYRLNVTYFNLTNKTSLTQQYDLGTSADRLQSFFGDVNSDGLPDFITFVGTKLKVSLNTGNSFGNQVSSDLNATDGKNITQFNFADVNSDGMDDLIVYNKESQNVESYLSDGTGILSLNNSYGFGPFALAEQTTNGVYKADIGKLMIQDANGDGSPDALLVKLWMDKTQGHTLVRSTNLRNFGEDDLITVSNGVQSATAAYSPKHLHPGAIAAGTGDYPNIVDSSPGFLVTSLNANLGSGITSGETFQYSNSRFYAGVRGIVRSLGFADFTEKDSGTNFYTITEFFQIDYRLAGISSSERSYNASGNLIQETIQSGFQYPNPFGTELTIPTSVQSVSYHNGVIELSKNTDIGYDSFGFPLTQAETSGSHSIQTNITYSHDTTQWRIGRTTRMQKIVDGGLSQDQSISYSGDVVDSLTQFAGTNVEQTSTFTYDPTGNPVSITNALGATTTLAYDSDIHTFPVQTTNALGHVTKSTYDTALGLEVSKTDPNGATTSKTYDACSRLLTVTYPGNSDYNEAYEYKNSGRYNLADLSSNESITKTIRDTTSGIQTKITQYTDPYDNVIRMVSDTATSGISLIEDTTYDYAKNQITQKSQPYFSNLSPVFTTYQYNDPDLRPTGNTVPDPLGNIITAISYDGLTTTKNIQYPDGKTKVLIETKNELGQIISQSQNGKTIATSYASNGQPASILDPAGRSVTFTYDIAGRKKSVNDQNSGTVSFNYDALGQITKQTDARGKSLNFTYDPIGRITNTNPSGGDGPIQYSYDAPEISNSIGRLTKTIDAAGMTEFAYNAQGKATSQRKSIDGMKLDFQIEYDSLGRGTALTYPDGSKVHNTYSINGNLETVTMDTADGKSTGAEVAKYEGPIFVDGTPVFRKTMGNGVVTDIAINTINYRISQLTAKKANGTFLTNTSYKFDGVGNITTTTDNIRSDRSQTFTYDTDDRITQAVGSYGTEKYVYGNDGNLLQKGNFTYTYGNSSHANAVTRVYSSTTGAIDYSYDAAGNMVSRNGDTLIYDSYGKMIEYNPTKGEPIKYTYNAAGNRFKSFDQKSNTATYYMDDLYEIVNPPGQKATHTMYIKGFQGEILTQITQTDHGNGKGRHAALANDKLSFFVPWLDTLGFCKDKAIDCGQYWKNRIKSPITRFFMYSKYFQNGIPTAYLRAAYILFLLGLLYLAYPFLLKGNVILERAKLSGLASPALLLSFFGVFTLQDCNGILNRNSHANAPWFVLQNQSTSEDTPFITQANPGSGEINGSGAPVDGAYFYGLDHLGSTTMLTDGVGNQVAGPGQSGVSFVSYKPYGEINFKESTGPDIFRYKYTGEILDSETGLYYYKSRYYDAFLGRFAEADNRFDSGINGLNRYMYVGGNPLNRVDPNGHSWLSGALGKAGNWLQKATFINSIRANKLNFGANTINFNSLGNRLQSATYVSSKRWASFGYTTSLLAASIAGSVLGGIIGTAAGFLIGGAIGGPFGAIVGSAVGAVAGAAYGAFQGKKILKYTHLHFAKIDVKIFIKEDISISCGSRSDGPVPHCNVDMSPPIFMLQFGSNTGLPLLNRITIAFGAAACYPPEGKGGDEEDGDDRQHTEGLDCP; from the coding sequence ATGAAGAGAAAGTCAACCGGGATCTTGTTATTAATTACCTGTTATTTTATTTTTAGTGGATTCTCTATTCGTTCTCTTTTTCAAAGTATCACAGGATCTCTGGTTCCTCAAGATTTACCTCAGCTTAGAGCAACACCTGTCGGATCACTTGCAACTTCCGTGGAGATTGTTCTTCCTCCTGGAACAAAAGGAATCATACCTCAATTATCTTTATCCTACTCATCAGATGGAACGAATGGGCTCGTCGGAGTCGGCTGGAATTTAGAAGGAATTCATTCTATCTCGAGAGATCCAAGTTTTGGAGTTAATTATGATGGAAGTGACGATTTCATCTCTTCCCAAGCGGGACAACTTTTAGATGTATCCGGCAATCGAACAACTTTCCATTCAAGAAAGGAATCTTGGATCAAGTATGTTCCGCAGGGTATATGTGGAGATGGCCCATGTTCTTGGTTAGCAACGGATAGAGATGGAACTCAATACACATTCGGTTCTACTTCCGATTCTCGAATTGAAGCTTTAGGTAAAAATGGCTCTATTCGTACATGGGCTTTAAGCCAAGTAAGAGATCCGTTCGGCAATGGGTATAATATTACGTACATTGAAGATAGCACGAATGGTGAATACTACCCGAATCAAATCAGCTACCAAAACCGTACTGTTCAATTCTTATACGAAGATCGCACGGACTTTTCTCCTAACTATATGTACGGAGCTTTGGTCCAAACCACCAAGCGACTGGAAGAAATTCGCGTCACGGTCGATGGCTCCGTGATTAGAAAATATGGACTTGAATACTCGACCGGGAATATGTCTGAACGCTCTCTACTCGTTTCACTAAACCGAAGCGAATCTAACGCATTCGGTTCCGAAGATTACAACGATCTAAATTTCCAGTACGGGAACCAAAATTTCTCTCTGCAATCCGTTGCGGATATAAATCTAAACACAACAATTTCAAATTTGAATCTGTTTGTTCCGAGCGGACTTCTTCTCTATGCGAACTTCTTATTTCAAAACCCTTTACCAACACAAGCCACGGCTACTGAGAAGAGAATGGCAGACTATTTGCAATACGCAATGCATATGCCTATCCCGGAACGGGATAGCTGTAACTACGGTCCAGCAGCATGTCTTTGCGCAGCCTATGCTCCCTGCTGGGGAGGCAATCAAGGATTCTTTGAGAATTTGGTTTCTCTTTGCTTAGATTATAATAATTGGGGAGGACCAACCTACTGCTCCGCTGGAATCGATTCCGGATTGACCAACTGGATGTCTATGGATTTGGACGGAGATGGCATTCAAGATTTTGCGAGTGTAGTCGGATCTGAAACCAATAACAGCATTCAACTTAGAGCCTGGACAATCAAAAACGGAAGTATGGATTCCTCGACGAGTTTCTTAAGTCCAGCCATTCCATTACATTATAATACATTTTCTCAACCAGTTGACCTGGATGGAGATGGAAGAACAGACTTTGCGTATGAAAATAACGGAAAATTAAATGTCATCTATTCCAAATCTTCTTCATTCTCAAACGCAACAAGTTTCTCTAACGTCTTGATTCCTGCAGCTAACAGAAACATGACGGTCTTTGCTCCATATTCATACTTTTTCGAATATTCTAGCACGAATACAAAGCGGATGGCTGCAGACAAGGCTCCAGCCGATTGGTTTGCTGATATGAATGCGGATGGCCTGACCGATTTTATACATTACGATGGAAGCAAATTCAATATCTACCTCAATCAGAAGGGAAGTTTTGCAAATGCAATTCAGGTTAGCGGAACTTCCAATTATTTCATCAATGACTTTCTAGATATGAATGCCGATGGAAAATCTGAGTATGTAAGATTAGAACAGTACAGTGAAAACGCTAGCTATACCGCTCTTAGTAACCAATTGGATGACCTAAATTCCCAAGCTCAAACGATCACAAATTCCTATAATACAGAAAATGATATCTTAAATTCGATTCTGAATTCTGGAACATCTAGCGTATCCACGAGCGATTTCAATTCTGTGATCGACTATTACCTACAAGGATGTACGTATTATATCGCAAGCCTTTCTCTCGGATATTCCATAGATGACATCGTTCTCGTTCCTAATAGCTCCGGAGTGAATGTCGCCTGTCTAAATACGGATAACAATTATATTGATATTACCCAACTGCAAGCTGCACTCTCAGGGACAGCCATTCCTGTATCAAACACCCTTGCTAATGACCTGCAATTAGTCTATGCTAACCAGATCGGTCCAATCAATACCCAAGCTAGCGATATACAGTCCCAACTTAATACGATCAACGCTAGTTCAAATGGTACGATCCGCTATCGATTGAACGTAACTTATTTTAATCTAACTAATAAAACATCCTTAACTCAACAGTATGATCTGGGCACTAGTGCAGATCGACTACAAAGCTTCTTCGGAGATGTAAACTCGGATGGTTTACCTGATTTCATTACATTTGTCGGAACCAAACTCAAAGTATCTCTCAATACGGGAAATTCTTTCGGGAATCAGGTCTCTAGTGACCTAAACGCGACTGACGGGAAAAATATAACCCAGTTTAATTTCGCAGACGTAAACTCTGACGGCATGGACGATCTCATTGTATACAATAAAGAATCCCAGAACGTAGAGAGTTATCTTTCTGACGGGACAGGTATTCTCAGCCTTAATAATTCCTACGGATTCGGACCTTTTGCTCTAGCCGAACAAACTACGAACGGTGTCTACAAAGCGGATATCGGTAAGTTGATGATCCAAGATGCAAATGGAGATGGCTCGCCCGATGCTCTTCTTGTCAAACTCTGGATGGATAAAACACAAGGTCATACTCTGGTTCGTAGTACGAATCTGCGAAACTTTGGAGAAGATGATTTAATCACTGTCTCCAACGGAGTTCAATCCGCAACCGCAGCTTACTCACCTAAGCATTTACACCCGGGAGCAATTGCAGCAGGAACAGGAGATTATCCGAATATAGTAGATTCTTCTCCAGGTTTTTTGGTAACGAGTCTGAATGCGAATCTAGGATCAGGCATAACTTCCGGAGAAACATTCCAATATAGTAATTCTAGATTTTATGCAGGTGTGAGAGGGATTGTGAGAAGCCTAGGATTTGCGGATTTTACGGAGAAAGATTCGGGAACAAATTTTTACACCATTACTGAGTTTTTCCAGATAGATTACAGGTTGGCCGGAATCTCGAGTTCGGAAAGAAGTTATAATGCTTCGGGGAATCTAATCCAAGAAACGATCCAAAGTGGTTTCCAATACCCGAACCCTTTTGGAACCGAGCTCACTATTCCCACAAGTGTTCAAAGTGTTTCGTATCATAATGGAGTAATAGAGCTTAGCAAAAATACCGATATCGGTTATGATAGTTTCGGATTTCCGCTCACGCAAGCGGAGACTTCTGGAAGTCATAGCATCCAAACAAACATCACGTATTCTCATGACACAACCCAATGGAGGATCGGCCGTACTACTCGAATGCAAAAGATAGTAGACGGGGGCTTGTCCCAAGATCAATCCATTTCGTATAGCGGAGACGTCGTCGACTCTTTGACCCAATTTGCAGGTACGAATGTGGAACAAACTTCCACTTTTACTTATGATCCAACCGGAAATCCGGTCTCTATTACAAATGCACTCGGAGCAACAACAACTCTGGCTTACGATTCGGACATTCATACGTTTCCAGTTCAAACAACGAACGCACTCGGTCATGTCACCAAATCGACGTATGACACCGCTCTTGGACTAGAAGTTTCAAAGACGGATCCCAATGGAGCTACAACGAGCAAAACCTATGACGCATGTAGTCGATTGTTGACGGTGACCTACCCCGGAAATTCAGATTATAACGAAGCCTATGAATACAAAAACTCTGGAAGATATAATTTAGCCGATCTTTCAAGCAACGAATCGATCACAAAAACGATTCGAGATACTACAAGTGGGATTCAGACAAAAATCACTCAGTATACCGATCCTTACGACAATGTAATCCGAATGGTATCTGACACAGCAACAAGCGGAATTTCGCTTATCGAAGATACTACGTATGACTATGCCAAGAATCAAATAACGCAGAAATCCCAACCTTATTTCAGCAACCTTTCTCCCGTTTTTACGACGTATCAATATAATGATCCTGATTTGCGACCGACGGGAAACACTGTGCCTGACCCACTCGGAAATATTATCACCGCAATTTCGTATGACGGGCTGACCACTACTAAGAACATCCAATACCCAGATGGAAAAACGAAAGTTCTTATAGAAACGAAAAATGAACTCGGGCAGATCATTTCCCAATCGCAAAATGGAAAAACAATCGCCACGAGTTATGCAAGTAACGGACAACCAGCATCAATCCTTGATCCGGCCGGAAGAAGTGTCACATTCACATATGATATCGCAGGAAGAAAGAAGAGCGTAAACGACCAAAACTCAGGAACAGTCAGCTTCAATTATGATGCACTTGGACAGATCACCAAGCAAACGGATGCCAGAGGTAAAAGTTTGAATTTTACATATGACCCCATTGGGAGAATTACGAACACAAATCCAAGTGGCGGAGATGGGCCGATACAATACTCGTACGATGCACCAGAAATCTCAAATTCAATCGGTCGTTTAACTAAAACGATCGATGCAGCCGGCATGACGGAATTCGCATACAATGCCCAAGGAAAAGCAACCTCCCAAAGAAAGAGCATCGATGGGATGAAGTTAGACTTCCAAATCGAATACGATTCTCTCGGGCGAGGAACCGCACTCACCTACCCTGATGGATCCAAAGTCCACAACACATATTCGATCAATGGAAATTTAGAAACAGTCACAATGGATACGGCCGATGGAAAAAGCACCGGAGCAGAAGTCGCTAAATATGAAGGACCGATCTTTGTAGATGGAACGCCAGTATTCAGAAAAACCATGGGGAATGGAGTCGTAACGGATATAGCAATCAATACGATCAATTATAGAATTTCTCAGTTAACGGCGAAGAAAGCAAATGGGACATTCTTAACCAACACAAGCTACAAATTTGACGGAGTCGGAAATATAACCACAACAACCGACAATATCAGATCGGACAGAAGTCAAACGTTCACGTATGATACAGACGACCGGATCACGCAAGCGGTGGGAAGCTACGGAACAGAAAAATATGTCTACGGAAACGATGGTAACTTGCTTCAGAAAGGTAACTTCACATACACGTACGGAAATTCCAGCCATGCAAACGCAGTGACAAGAGTATACAGTAGCACAACAGGCGCAATCGACTATTCTTACGATGCAGCAGGCAATATGGTTTCCAGAAATGGTGATACCTTGATCTACGATTCTTACGGAAAGATGATCGAATACAATCCAACCAAGGGAGAACCGATCAAGTATACATACAATGCTGCAGGCAATCGATTCAAATCCTTTGACCAAAAGTCAAACACTGCCACATATTACATGGACGACTTGTATGAAATCGTCAATCCTCCAGGCCAAAAAGCCACTCATACAATGTATATCAAAGGATTCCAAGGCGAGATCCTAACGCAGATTACCCAAACGGATCACGGCAACGGAAAAGGAAGACATGCCGCACTAGCAAACGACAAACTTAGCTTTTTTGTCCCTTGGCTGGACACTCTCGGCTTCTGCAAGGATAAGGCAATCGATTGTGGTCAATATTGGAAGAATCGAATCAAGAGTCCGATTACTCGCTTCTTTATGTATTCTAAATACTTCCAAAATGGTATTCCAACTGCATATCTAAGAGCTGCATACATACTATTTTTATTGGGTTTACTATATTTAGCGTATCCGTTTCTACTTAAAGGAAACGTAATACTCGAAAGAGCAAAACTGTCCGGACTCGCATCTCCTGCATTGTTACTTTCTTTCTTTGGAGTATTCACGCTCCAAGACTGTAATGGAATCTTGAATAGAAATAGTCACGCAAATGCACCTTGGTTCGTTTTACAAAACCAATCCACTTCCGAAGACACACCATTCATCACCCAAGCTAACCCCGGCTCAGGAGAGATAAACGGATCCGGCGCACCTGTAGATGGGGCCTACTTCTATGGCTTAGATCATTTGGGTTCTACTACTATGCTCACGGACGGTGTCGGAAACCAGGTTGCCGGTCCCGGTCAGAGCGGCGTGAGCTTTGTTAGCTACAAACCATATGGTGAAATCAACTTCAAGGAATCTACTGGACCCGATATTTTCAGATACAAGTATACAGGAGAGATTTTAGACTCCGAAACGGGACTGTATTATTATAAATCTAGATATTATGATGCTTTCTTGGGGAGATTTGCCGAGGCCGATAATCGCTTTGATAGCGGGATAAACGGACTCAATCGCTACATGTATGTCGGAGGAAACCCATTGAATCGGGTTGATCCGAATGGACATAGTTGGTTGAGCGGCGCGCTCGGAAAGGCAGGAAATTGGTTGCAGAAAGCTACTTTTATAAATTCAATTCGAGCAAATAAACTAAATTTCGGTGCAAATACTATTAACTTTAATAGTCTAGGTAATCGCCTTCAATCTGCTACTTACGTAAGTTCAAAACGCTGGGCAAGCTTTGGATACACAACTTCCTTACTTGCAGCTAGCATTGCTGGATCTGTCCTAGGAGGAATAATAGGAACTGCAGCTGGATTCTTAATTGGTGGTGCGATAGGAGGTCCTTTCGGCGCCATAGTAGGTTCAGCAGTTGGGGCAGTCGCTGGTGCAGCCTATGGAGCATTCCAAGGCAAAAAAATCTTAAAATACACCCATCTCCACTTTGCAAAAATCGATGTTAAGATATTCATTAAGGAAGACATATCAATAAGTTGCGGCAGTCGTTCGGACGGACCTGTCCCGCACTGCAATGTGGATATGAGCCCACCGATTTTTATGCTACAGTTTGGATCAAATACAGGATTACCGCTTCTTAATAGAATTACGATAGCTTTTGGTGCAGCAGCATGTTATCCTCCTGAAGGTAAGGGCGGTGATGAGGAAGATGGCGATGACAGACAACATACTGAGGGCTTAGATTGTCCTTGA
- a CDS encoding sterol desaturase family protein — MCFQDQLLTYLSELGPKIPVIFLIDFLRYLAFASLAFLFFYIWKHPFQNRKIQNKFATNAQFRREFLYSVSSVVVYTAVTFVVLVLRKYGYFQFYERIEDHGWTYLILSTLLILAIQDFYFYWTHRLMHTRWLFKIVHKVHHDSLIPSPWTAYSFSVWEALIHALILPIIATLFPVHPLALLVFMTFQIIRNVLGHSGYEIFPSWMISNRILKLINTNTNHDMHHQSFRYNYGLYTTIWDYVFGTVHPKYEETFAEITRGKSEQVQLQESN; from the coding sequence ATGTGCTTCCAAGACCAATTGCTTACCTACTTGTCTGAGTTGGGCCCCAAAATTCCAGTAATCTTCTTAATAGATTTTCTGAGATACCTTGCGTTTGCTAGCTTGGCATTTCTATTTTTCTATATTTGGAAACATCCCTTCCAAAATAGAAAGATCCAGAATAAGTTCGCCACAAATGCTCAATTTAGAAGGGAGTTTTTATATTCTGTTTCTTCCGTTGTAGTATACACCGCAGTTACTTTCGTGGTACTCGTGCTCCGAAAATACGGATACTTTCAGTTCTATGAGAGAATTGAAGACCATGGTTGGACGTATCTAATCCTCAGCACCTTGCTCATCTTAGCAATCCAAGATTTTTACTTTTACTGGACCCATCGACTCATGCATACTCGCTGGTTATTTAAGATAGTCCATAAGGTTCATCACGATTCTCTAATCCCTTCTCCTTGGACCGCTTATTCTTTTAGCGTTTGGGAAGCTTTGATCCATGCACTTATTCTTCCGATCATAGCTACTCTGTTTCCAGTTCATCCTCTCGCCCTCTTGGTCTTCATGACCTTTCAAATCATACGAAACGTATTAGGTCATAGCGGGTATGAAATATTTCCGTCTTGGATGATCTCCAATAGGATCCTAAAACTGATCAACACGAATACGAATCATGATATGCATCACCAAAGTTTCCGCTACAATTACGGTTTATACACCACTATCTGGGATTATGTATTCGGGACCGTTCATCCTAAGTACGAGGAGACTTTTGCCGAGATCACTCGTGGAAAATCGGAACAAGTTCAGCTTCAGGAAAGTAATTAA
- a CDS encoding LBL_2463 family protein — MIYCIDYAKNPDLVSGLRTFIKENYISHGYVGFSEDFDSYNDPYSTYFFSTSAEGEVLAVLRLIYKSKSNLLPFEWGFIDGEEKRYGHLGRDVADLNSFIFTRTLDSRKASRCLFGYAAKHMLERGVKKAFGMYDVSNSVIRSIYEKYGAIDSPIYNRQIYFPGYGRMVENKFYVSFWQVIELSFSVLKSLTLLANPIK, encoded by the coding sequence TTGATCTATTGTATCGACTATGCCAAAAATCCCGATTTAGTTTCAGGGTTAAGAACCTTTATTAAAGAGAACTACATTTCTCATGGATATGTGGGGTTTTCTGAAGATTTCGATAGCTACAACGATCCGTATTCCACTTACTTTTTTTCGACCTCCGCAGAAGGCGAAGTCTTAGCTGTATTAAGATTAATTTATAAATCAAAATCAAATCTCCTTCCCTTTGAGTGGGGATTTATCGATGGAGAGGAGAAACGATACGGCCATTTGGGAAGAGATGTGGCTGATTTAAATTCATTTATCTTTACAAGGACACTCGATTCTAGAAAAGCGAGTAGATGCTTATTCGGATATGCTGCGAAACATATGCTTGAGCGTGGGGTAAAGAAAGCGTTCGGAATGTACGATGTTTCGAACTCGGTAATCAGAAGCATCTATGAAAAATATGGAGCTATCGATTCGCCAATTTATAACAGACAAATTTATTTTCCCGGCTACGGAAGAATGGTAGAAAATAAATTTTATGTCTCTTTTTGGCAAGTAATTGAACTAAGCTTTTCTGTGCTAAAATCTCTAACTCTTCTTGCCAATCCGATCAAATAA
- a CDS encoding histidine kinase N-terminal 7TM domain-containing protein, whose product MTEKRRTWGINLALLSSILLFASAYLFYNRSERNDLCKAYSLLTFCLSLWCFLMFLGQFHFSTELRIFIINLTPIPSLFIPWLATYIIMNYTRPHDPVSVPEILSGFHTVAIITLSLLSLFGHVSPVYFDGDTVHFKASISYYFILGYIYLSLLSGLGVITYNLFYGNYIVRLHSIYLFSGILLACVISSVFLFFLPLLGIYLNSLATLGMLGFLWLSWIPITKYRLFNVDLVGFREDFRNPNFSSVIISINRLLLNWMDPISFKNLCDQFENQRREEIFELHAELITEAAYTEDGSTSEQAWKYSNKVTKIFLR is encoded by the coding sequence TTGACCGAAAAACGACGTACTTGGGGAATTAATTTGGCACTATTATCATCGATTCTCTTATTTGCATCTGCTTATTTATTTTATAATAGGTCTGAGCGTAACGATCTTTGCAAAGCATATTCACTACTCACGTTCTGCTTATCGCTCTGGTGCTTTTTAATGTTTCTCGGACAATTCCATTTCAGTACGGAACTTCGAATCTTTATCATAAACTTAACTCCAATCCCGTCATTGTTTATACCTTGGTTAGCCACATATATTATTATGAATTATACAAGGCCTCATGATCCAGTATCCGTTCCAGAAATTCTCTCAGGTTTTCATACTGTCGCAATAATCACCCTTTCGCTTCTTTCACTGTTCGGACACGTATCTCCTGTTTATTTCGATGGAGATACGGTTCACTTTAAAGCGAGTATCTCTTATTACTTTATACTAGGATATATATATTTGTCTCTTCTTTCCGGATTAGGCGTGATCACATACAATCTGTTTTACGGAAATTACATTGTTCGGCTTCACTCGATTTATTTATTCTCGGGAATACTTTTAGCCTGCGTAATCTCTTCGGTTTTTTTATTTTTTCTTCCTCTATTAGGTATTTACTTAAACTCTTTGGCCACTCTAGGAATGCTCGGATTTCTTTGGTTATCCTGGATTCCAATAACAAAGTATAGACTATTTAATGTGGATTTAGTTGGTTTTAGAGAGGATTTTAGAAATCCAAATTTCTCTTCGGTAATTATTTCTATTAATAGACTTCTTTTAAATTGGATGGATCCAATTTCTTTTAAGAATCTATGTGATCAATTTGAGAATCAGCGAAGAGAAGAAATTTTCGAATTACATGCCGAATTAATCACTGAAGCAGCATATACAGAAGACGGCAGCACTTCAGAGCAGGCTTGGAAATATTCGAATAAAGTAACAAAAATATTCTTAAGATAA